The proteins below are encoded in one region of Pirellulales bacterium:
- the argH gene encoding argininosuccinate lyase, producing the protein MAAKAWSGVFSEATDRRVEQFTESISFDRRLYAHDIQASIAHAQMLVQVGLLTAAECQKIEQALAAIRQEIEQDRFEFKIELEDIHLHIERALIDRLGDVGRKLHTARSRNDQVATDLRLWQREAIDQIDRRLVELQRAFVGRAKQDAGCILPGYTHLQRAQPVLAAHYWLAYCEKLERDRSRLADCRRRANVLPLGAAALAGTSLPINRHDVAGRLGFDSVSANSLDATSDRDFVLEFAFALATIALHLSTWAEEWILWTTTEFSFLTLPEAFCTGSSIMPHKVNPDVLELIRGKTARVAGNLQALMMLVKGLPLAYNRDLQEDKPRLFDSFDTVSACLELAAPLVAGAELNRAAITERLDRGHLDATTLMEEMIRRGLPQRTAHEVVGRLVRKALDRGVRLSDLAASEFIDAHPSLDASVKEVLGVERVIARFTSYGSTAPAEVERQVAAWREKLQTFNPEPTATAIPAMTPSPLAGG; encoded by the coding sequence GTGGCTGCGAAAGCTTGGTCGGGCGTATTCAGCGAGGCGACGGACCGCCGTGTCGAGCAGTTTACCGAAAGCATCAGCTTCGACCGCCGCCTCTACGCGCATGACATCCAAGCCTCGATCGCCCATGCCCAAATGCTGGTCCAAGTTGGCCTGCTCACTGCCGCTGAATGCCAAAAGATTGAGCAGGCTTTGGCCGCGATTCGCCAAGAGATTGAGCAAGACCGATTCGAGTTCAAAATCGAGTTGGAAGACATCCATCTGCACATCGAGCGGGCACTGATTGACCGGCTCGGCGACGTCGGCCGCAAGCTCCATACGGCCCGCAGCCGCAACGACCAGGTCGCGACCGATCTGCGGCTCTGGCAGCGCGAGGCGATCGACCAAATCGACCGGCGGCTCGTCGAATTGCAGCGAGCATTCGTCGGCCGCGCGAAGCAGGACGCCGGCTGCATCCTGCCCGGCTACACGCACCTGCAACGTGCCCAGCCGGTGCTGGCCGCTCACTATTGGCTGGCGTATTGCGAGAAGTTGGAGCGCGATCGTTCGCGGCTGGCCGATTGCCGGCGGCGGGCGAACGTGCTTCCGCTCGGCGCGGCCGCGCTGGCCGGGACCAGCCTGCCGATCAATCGGCACGACGTAGCCGGGCGGCTCGGCTTTGACAGCGTCTCGGCAAACAGCCTCGACGCGACGAGCGATAGGGATTTCGTGCTCGAGTTCGCCTTCGCGCTCGCCACAATCGCGTTGCACTTGAGCACGTGGGCCGAGGAATGGATCCTCTGGACGACGACGGAGTTCAGTTTCTTGACGCTGCCGGAGGCGTTCTGCACCGGCTCGTCAATCATGCCGCACAAGGTCAACCCCGACGTGCTCGAATTGATCCGCGGCAAGACGGCTCGCGTCGCGGGAAACTTGCAGGCCCTGATGATGCTCGTGAAAGGGCTGCCGCTGGCGTACAACCGAGACCTGCAAGAAGACAAGCCGCGGCTGTTCGATTCGTTCGACACGGTATCGGCCTGTTTGGAATTGGCCGCGCCGCTGGTGGCCGGGGCGGAATTGAACCGAGCGGCGATCACCGAGCGGCTCGACCGAGGCCATCTCGACGCCACGACGCTGATGGAAGAAATGATCCGCCGCGGGCTGCCGCAGCGAACGGCCCACGAGGTGGTCGGCCGGCTGGTGCGCAAAGCGCTCGACCGGGGCGTGCGGCTCTCCGATCTGGCGGCCAGCGAATTCATCGACGCGCATCCGAGCTTGGACGCGAGCGTCAAAGAGGTGCTGGGCGTGGAGCGAGTCATCGCGCGGTTCACCAGCTACGGCTCGACCGCCCCGGCGGAAGTCGAGCGGCAAGTCGCGGCGTGGAGAGAGAAGTTGCAAACGTTTAACCCGGAGCCAACGGCGACGGCGATCCCCGCCATGACGCCCTCGCCGTTGGCTGGGGGTTAA
- the carB gene encoding carbamoyl-phosphate synthase large subunit, with translation MPRRTDIHKILLIGSGPIVIGQACEFDYSGTQACKALREEGYEVVLVNSNPATIMTDPNMADRTYIEPLTWEIVAKVIEVERPDAILPTLGGQTGLNLAMDLARNGVLERFGVEMIGARADVIAKAEEREQFKQAMEKIGLEVCHGRTVHSLAAARETLKEIGLPCVIRPGFTLGGSGSNLAYNREEFDSVVSRGLDASPISEVLIEESIVGWKEYEMEVMRDADDNVVIICSIENFDAMGVHTGDSITVAPAQTLTDKEYQRMRDASLAVIREIGVETGGSNIQFAIHPQTGRMIVIEMNPRVSRSSALASKATGFPIAKIAAKLAVGYRLHELPNDITRETMACFEPTIDYVVTKVPRFAFEKFPEADSRLTTQMKSVGETMAIGRTFKESFQKALRGLEVGSFGFGCDGKDLWGTPQQPSIGEIRAKLATPNADRAWYLRYATKSGMTVEEIHALTHIDPWFLDELEQIVELENELRTYDDAASVTDALLRRSKQFGFSDRQLSTIWNCSEMDIRAQRKRRGIVATFKSVDTCAAEFEAYTPYYYSTYEDEDETPPKPPGGKRIMILGGGPNRIGQGIEFDYCCCHASFALREMGIESVMVNSNPETVSTDYDTSDLLFFEPLTTEDVLNIVDRVDPDGVIVQFGGQTPLNLSRALATAGVPIIGTSVDTIEDAEDREKFQRLLQRLGLRQPANGIARTMNEARAEAAKIGYPNLVRPSFVLGGRAMEICYDQSQLERFVAEAFIVAQGQPVLIDRFLEDAIEVDVDAICDGQQVIVAGIMEHIEEAGIHSGDSACAIPPYSLAGPILNEIREATVAMARRLKVVGLMNVQYAIKREDGRQVLYVLEVNPRASRTVPFVAKATGMPVARVAAKVMAGISLAEQGYTSDPIPSHVSVKESVFPFSKFAGVDIVLGPEMRSTGEVMGVSERFSIAFAKSQLAAGILLPKEGRIFISVASPAAKEHMVGLAARLVAMGFQLIATEGTARRIEQDGIPVEHVKKLQEGHPNLIDHLIDGRVQLIMNTPRGKGARTDEGRIRAASVAHGVPCITTIPAADACVKAMEALREEEMTVQALQDRFVKAEPFSQVSGS, from the coding sequence GTGCCTCGTCGCACCGATATTCACAAGATTCTGCTCATCGGGTCCGGGCCGATCGTGATCGGTCAGGCCTGCGAGTTCGATTATTCGGGCACGCAGGCTTGCAAAGCCCTGCGCGAAGAGGGGTATGAGGTGGTGCTGGTCAATTCCAATCCGGCCACCATTATGACCGACCCGAACATGGCCGATCGGACCTACATCGAGCCGCTCACCTGGGAGATCGTCGCCAAGGTGATCGAGGTCGAGCGGCCCGACGCCATTTTGCCGACGCTCGGAGGCCAGACCGGCTTGAATCTGGCGATGGACCTGGCCCGCAACGGAGTGCTCGAGCGATTCGGCGTCGAGATGATCGGCGCCCGGGCCGACGTAATCGCCAAGGCCGAGGAGCGCGAGCAGTTCAAGCAGGCGATGGAAAAGATCGGGCTGGAGGTTTGCCACGGCCGGACGGTGCATAGTCTGGCCGCCGCCCGCGAGACGCTCAAGGAGATCGGCCTGCCTTGCGTGATCCGCCCTGGTTTCACGCTCGGCGGCAGCGGCTCGAATCTGGCCTACAATCGCGAGGAGTTCGATTCGGTCGTCAGCCGCGGACTCGATGCCTCCCCGATTAGCGAGGTGCTGATCGAGGAATCGATCGTCGGCTGGAAAGAATATGAGATGGAGGTGATGCGCGACGCCGACGACAACGTCGTCATCATCTGCTCGATCGAGAATTTTGACGCGATGGGGGTGCACACTGGCGATTCGATCACGGTCGCTCCCGCCCAAACGCTCACCGATAAGGAATACCAGCGGATGCGCGACGCGTCGCTGGCAGTGATCCGCGAGATCGGCGTCGAGACGGGGGGCTCGAATATCCAATTCGCGATCCATCCGCAGACCGGGCGGATGATAGTGATCGAGATGAATCCGCGGGTGAGCAGATCGAGCGCGCTGGCGTCGAAGGCCACCGGCTTTCCGATCGCCAAGATCGCCGCCAAGCTGGCGGTCGGCTACCGGCTGCACGAGCTGCCCAACGACATCACGCGCGAGACGATGGCCTGCTTCGAGCCGACGATCGACTACGTGGTGACGAAGGTGCCGCGGTTCGCGTTCGAGAAGTTTCCCGAGGCCGACTCCCGGCTCACCACGCAAATGAAGAGCGTCGGCGAGACGATGGCGATCGGGCGGACGTTCAAGGAGTCGTTCCAGAAGGCGCTCCGTGGGCTGGAGGTCGGCAGCTTCGGATTCGGCTGCGACGGCAAGGACCTCTGGGGCACGCCGCAGCAGCCTTCGATCGGCGAAATCCGCGCCAAACTGGCGACGCCCAATGCCGACCGCGCGTGGTATCTCCGCTATGCCACAAAGAGCGGCATGACGGTCGAGGAAATTCACGCCTTGACGCACATCGACCCGTGGTTTCTCGACGAACTCGAGCAGATCGTCGAGCTGGAAAACGAGCTGCGGACGTACGACGACGCGGCCAGCGTGACCGACGCGCTGCTCCGCCGCTCCAAGCAGTTCGGCTTCTCCGACCGGCAGCTTTCCACGATCTGGAATTGCTCCGAGATGGATATCCGCGCCCAGCGCAAGCGCCGCGGGATCGTCGCCACGTTCAAATCGGTCGATACCTGCGCCGCCGAGTTCGAGGCCTACACGCCCTATTACTATTCGACCTACGAGGACGAAGACGAGACGCCTCCGAAACCGCCCGGCGGCAAGCGGATCATGATCCTTGGCGGCGGGCCGAATCGCATCGGCCAAGGGATCGAATTCGACTATTGTTGCTGCCACGCCAGCTTCGCTCTGCGCGAAATGGGGATCGAGTCGGTCATGGTCAACAGCAACCCCGAGACCGTGAGCACCGACTACGACACCAGCGACTTGCTCTTCTTCGAGCCGCTCACGACCGAGGACGTGCTGAACATCGTCGATCGCGTGGATCCGGACGGCGTGATCGTGCAGTTCGGCGGGCAGACGCCGCTCAATCTGTCGCGGGCGCTCGCCACGGCCGGCGTGCCGATCATCGGCACCAGCGTCGATACGATCGAAGACGCCGAGGACCGCGAGAAATTCCAGCGGCTTCTCCAGCGGCTCGGCCTGCGACAGCCGGCCAACGGCATCGCTCGCACGATGAACGAGGCTCGCGCCGAGGCCGCCAAGATCGGCTATCCGAATCTGGTGCGCCCCAGCTTCGTGCTCGGCGGCCGGGCAATGGAAATCTGTTACGACCAATCGCAGCTTGAGCGGTTCGTGGCCGAGGCGTTCATCGTCGCTCAGGGGCAGCCCGTGCTGATCGATCGTTTTCTCGAAGATGCGATCGAGGTCGATGTCGACGCGATCTGCGACGGCCAGCAGGTGATCGTGGCCGGGATCATGGAGCACATCGAAGAGGCGGGCATTCACTCCGGCGACTCCGCTTGCGCGATCCCACCCTATAGCCTGGCCGGGCCGATCTTGAACGAAATCCGCGAAGCGACTGTGGCCATGGCCCGGCGCTTGAAAGTCGTGGGACTGATGAACGTGCAATACGCCATCAAGCGCGAGGATGGCCGTCAGGTGCTTTACGTGCTCGAGGTGAATCCCCGCGCGAGCCGCACCGTGCCGTTCGTGGCCAAGGCCACGGGGATGCCGGTCGCGCGGGTCGCGGCGAAAGTGATGGCCGGCATCTCGCTCGCCGAGCAAGGCTACACGAGCGATCCGATCCCGAGCCATGTGTCGGTGAAGGAGAGCGTCTTCCCCTTCTCGAAATTCGCGGGAGTGGATATCGTGCTCGGCCCGGAGATGCGCTCGACCGGCGAAGTGATGGGCGTGAGCGAGCGATTCTCGATCGCCTTCGCCAAGAGCCAGTTGGCCGCCGGGATTCTGTTGCCCAAGGAAGGCCGAATCTTCATCAGCGTCGCCTCGCCGGCGGCAAAGGAACACATGGTTGGCCTGGCCGCGCGGCTGGTGGCGATGGGCTTCCAACTCATCGCCACGGAGGGGACGGCTCGGCGAATCGAGCAGGACGGGATCCCGGTCGAGCACGTGAAGAAACTGCAAGAGGGTCATCCGAACCTGATCGATCACCTCATCGACGGCCGCGTGCAACTCATCATGAACACGCCGCGCGGCAAAGGCGCCCGCACCGACGAAGGCCGCATCCGCGCCGCCTCGGTGGCCCACGGAGTGCCCTGCATCACCACGATCCCGGCGGCCGACGCCTGCGTCAAAGCGATGGAAGCGCTGCGCGAGGAAGAAATGACGGTGCAAGCGCTGCAGGATCGGTTTGTGAAGGCGGAGCCGTTTTCCCAGGTTTCGGGCTCTTAG
- a CDS encoding NotI family restriction endonuclease: MAQTDSNKVLELFGNSTRRNHNWSQIVQQQRCPFSATKCFKVRKSDPDVSIGTCSVRYGKGDQDIIICPNRLLERRQVFTDCLHLLTQHDPGNELHVVPEVSIPGGSVDYFLVSVKKGKVKDFVAIEFQTLDTTGTVWPERQRLLKVLGIKASRKDVNSRKPFGMNWKMTAKTILVQLHHKVDTLEHIGKHLALVIQDCLLEYLQSQFNFAHLTNVRVGDTMHIHSYKMEEGDGEFKIQLDTRLSTDAAGVAECLGIQAETKIELEAIVAELEKKISAKTRLTIDAPIAPVAEMPTE; the protein is encoded by the coding sequence ATGGCACAGACCGATTCGAACAAGGTCTTGGAGTTGTTCGGAAACTCCACGCGGCGAAACCATAATTGGTCACAGATCGTCCAGCAGCAGCGGTGCCCGTTTTCTGCAACCAAGTGCTTCAAGGTTCGCAAGAGCGACCCCGATGTTTCCATCGGCACTTGCTCGGTCCGCTATGGGAAGGGCGATCAGGATATCATCATTTGCCCGAACAGGCTGTTGGAACGCCGACAGGTTTTCACCGATTGCCTTCACTTGCTAACCCAGCACGATCCGGGCAACGAACTGCATGTTGTCCCTGAAGTTTCGATACCGGGCGGCAGCGTTGATTATTTCCTGGTCTCGGTCAAAAAAGGCAAAGTCAAGGATTTCGTCGCCATTGAATTTCAGACGCTCGACACGACAGGAACCGTGTGGCCCGAACGGCAAAGGCTCTTGAAGGTGCTGGGAATCAAAGCCTCGCGAAAGGACGTGAATTCTCGCAAACCTTTTGGCATGAATTGGAAGATGACGGCGAAAACGATCCTTGTTCAGCTTCATCACAAAGTCGATACGCTGGAACACATTGGCAAACACCTCGCCTTGGTGATCCAAGACTGCCTTTTGGAATACCTGCAAAGCCAGTTCAACTTTGCACACCTGACGAATGTGCGCGTCGGCGACACGATGCACATCCATTCGTACAAAATGGAGGAAGGCGACGGCGAATTCAAGATTCAACTCGACACACGTCTCAGCACCGACGCGGCCGGCGTTGCTGAGTGTTTGGGTATTCAGGCGGAAACCAAGATCGAGCTGGAAGCGATCGTCGCCGAACTTGAGAAGAAGATTTCCGCCAAGACGCGGCTGACGATCGATGCGCCAATTGCGCCGGTCGCTGAAATGCCGACCGAATGA
- a CDS encoding site-specific DNA-methyltransferase: MLQNAARLDYGHEFRNYHDIASYRPLFLCGDSIDVLRDFPAESIDFCMTSPPYWGQRQYASVGIGEEVNFKDYVRDLSAVCGEVKRVLKSRGSFWLNIGDTYQDKRLLGLPWRVALELTDNQGWLLRNDVIWNKVKGGPDNAKDKLRNIHEYVFHFTKCKSYFYDVDGIRSNPKTSRVRNGAVVSATGVSGVRYRRQIELSTALSEAEKGNAFGALENILHEILEGKLADFRMIIRGQQRATHSDSESVSGRARELREKGFYFLKYHPMGSKPSDVWDIMPEDTQKRESHFAPYPEDLCKIPILATCPDDGIVLDPFCGTGTTNLVAFQLGRKSVGVDVSDEYVRFAQDRCKLLL, encoded by the coding sequence ATGCTCCAAAACGCCGCCCGACTCGACTACGGACACGAGTTTAGGAATTACCACGACATCGCGTCATATCGGCCGCTGTTTTTGTGCGGCGACTCGATCGACGTTCTTCGTGATTTTCCGGCGGAGTCCATCGATTTCTGCATGACTTCGCCGCCGTACTGGGGACAACGGCAGTATGCCTCGGTCGGGATCGGCGAAGAGGTCAACTTCAAGGATTACGTGCGCGACTTGTCGGCAGTCTGCGGCGAAGTGAAGCGTGTGCTCAAGAGCAGAGGCTCGTTCTGGCTTAACATCGGCGACACGTATCAGGACAAACGGCTTCTGGGTCTTCCATGGCGAGTCGCTTTGGAGTTGACCGACAACCAGGGTTGGCTGCTCCGCAACGATGTGATCTGGAACAAGGTCAAAGGCGGCCCAGACAACGCCAAAGACAAGTTGCGGAACATTCACGAATACGTCTTTCACTTCACTAAGTGCAAGTCGTATTTCTACGACGTGGATGGTATCCGATCGAACCCCAAGACGAGCAGGGTCCGTAATGGCGCGGTCGTTTCAGCTACTGGCGTCAGCGGCGTTCGATATCGGCGTCAGATCGAACTGTCGACGGCGCTCTCCGAAGCAGAGAAGGGAAATGCCTTCGGCGCGCTGGAAAACATTCTTCACGAGATTTTGGAAGGAAAATTGGCCGACTTTCGCATGATAATCCGCGGCCAGCAGCGCGCTACCCATTCCGACTCGGAAAGCGTGTCGGGCAGGGCAAGAGAACTTCGCGAGAAGGGCTTCTATTTTCTGAAATATCACCCGATGGGGAGCAAACCCAGCGACGTCTGGGATATTATGCCGGAAGACACGCAGAAGCGCGAATCTCATTTCGCTCCGTACCCCGAAGACCTCTGCAAGATTCCGATTCTTGCCACGTGTCCCGACGATGGGATCGTTCTTGATCCGTTCTGCGGCACGGGGACGACGAACCTCGTAGCGTTTCAGCTTGGACGCAAATCCGTGGGCGTCGACGTATCGGATGAGTATGTCAGGTTCGCACAAGATCGTTGCAAACTCTTGCTTTGA